One window from the genome of Flavobacterium agricola encodes:
- a CDS encoding porin family protein, which yields MKKRIFVAATCLIFSVSAWAQTSKSEFTIGLKGGYNLSKLSDVSHLSLKNKSLSGFHAGAFVELPITKGISLQPELLYSTQGSRVEATNADGSSVDKYDSRINYITLPVLVKVYLTQRLSVEAGPQFALLTQAHADGNTYKIDDVSENVNINKFKHNIKDQVENFDFDLAVGASYKLPLNLFVSARYVWGVKDIAKNSDSKSKNQLFQLSAGLRF from the coding sequence ATGAAAAAACGAATATTTGTAGCAGCAACCTGCCTTATTTTTTCTGTAAGTGCTTGGGCTCAAACCAGTAAAAGCGAATTTACCATTGGATTAAAAGGAGGATATAACCTATCTAAGCTAAGCGATGTTTCGCATTTATCCTTAAAAAACAAGTCGTTATCAGGATTTCATGCCGGTGCATTTGTAGAATTGCCCATAACCAAAGGCATTTCCTTACAACCCGAATTGTTATATTCAACCCAAGGTTCTCGTGTTGAAGCAACCAATGCCGATGGAAGTTCGGTAGATAAATACGACAGCCGTATTAATTATATAACCTTACCCGTTTTGGTAAAAGTTTATCTAACGCAGCGTTTGTCGGTCGAGGCAGGTCCGCAGTTTGCGCTTTTAACCCAAGCACATGCCGACGGAAATACCTATAAAATTGATGATGTTTCAGAAAATGTAAACATTAATAAATTTAAGCATAACATAAAAGATCAAGTAGAGAATTTTGATTTTGATTTGGCAGTTGGAGCCAGCTATAAATTGCCTTTAAACTTATTTGTTTCGGCACGTTACGTTTGGGGAGTAAAAGATATAGCAAAAAACAGCGATTCAAAATCTAAAAATCAATTGTTTCAGTTATCAGCCGGATTACGATTTTAA
- a CDS encoding porin family protein, whose product MKKHILSVVAALAVCAGAQAQTSVDDFKFGFKGGYNLSNLGGDIPGHKALSGFHVGGFAEIPVSAKFAVQPEVLYSAQGSKSKTTIGNVDFKTDVKADFINVPILAKYYALEGLSVEAGPQIGFLVKAKQGSVDVKDAFKSVDFGLAVGASYYFTENIFASARYNFGLTDVAKHSSDGFKMHNNVFQVAVGYRF is encoded by the coding sequence ATGAAAAAACACATTTTATCAGTAGTTGCAGCTTTAGCAGTATGTGCTGGGGCGCAAGCACAAACATCAGTTGATGATTTTAAATTTGGTTTTAAAGGCGGATATAACCTTTCTAATTTAGGTGGAGATATTCCGGGGCACAAAGCTTTATCTGGTTTTCATGTTGGTGGTTTTGCAGAAATTCCGGTTTCAGCAAAGTTTGCTGTACAACCAGAAGTTTTGTATTCTGCACAAGGATCAAAATCTAAAACAACTATAGGAAATGTTGATTTTAAAACAGATGTAAAAGCTGATTTTATTAATGTGCCTATTTTAGCTAAATATTACGCTTTAGAAGGATTATCTGTTGAGGCAGGGCCACAAATAGGTTTTTTAGTTAAAGCTAAACAAGGTAGTGTTGACGTTAAGGATGCATTTAAATCTGTAGATTTCGGTTTAGCAGTTGGTGCATCTTATTATTTTACAGAAAATATTTTTGCATCGGCACGTTATAATTTCGGATTAACAGATGTTGCAAAACACAGTTCTGATGGATTCAAAATGCACAATAACGTATTTCAGGTTGCTGTAGGATACCGTTTTTAA